From Bdellovibrio sp. KM01:
GTCGAGCATGTCGATAGATCTGTTTTTCTAACGTAATCAGTTGCTACCAAGCCCCCCAGCTTTTCCGCTGAGACTGCGTTAGTTGCATAAGGCACAGAACGAATTTCAGAAGCGGGAACAATGTGGTTCCAACCTGCGGTGCCGTTCGGATTGAATTGCACGTCCAGAAATCTTTTGTCCGAAGCAGATAACAAAAATGTTCCACCCTCAGCACAAGACACTGTGCCGGAGTTATTCATAAACTCATAAACCTTAGACGATGAATTGGGAAAGTTGGCAGTTCCATTTCCGATAGCGACGTCAAACAACCCGTCCGATGAAATAGGAATCAAATCCGCTTGTTCACGCCACAGTGTACAGTTCGGATTATTGCCATGAGATTTATCAACCATGATAGAGAAACTAAAAGAAGCCATCGTGAAGCCTGGACCGCCGCCCGTAGCATTTGTAATACGGCCTTGATAGGAAAAGGTCGTTGGAGCCGCATGAGCGACTCCAAACGTAAACAGAGACGTGAACAGAATCACGATTCGTATTTTACAGAATCTTGAATTTGTGTAATCTCCCATAAACGTCCTCCACGAACATACCGGAATCGACGATGACTCCGAACTCTTCGGTGAGATTGGTAATTTACTAGAGATTACTCGCAGATAAGTGTTCACAAGAAGAAAAGGAAACACCTTATGAACCACTCAATATGACCTAGGTCTTGTAGCAGAATGGACCGCCCGGGCTGTTCCATTGTGAAGTTTTAACTAATACAAAGTGAACAAAGAATCTTATTAAACCAAAAAAAGTGGGAGAATTCTGAATAAAAACATGAGGATTCACGTTCTGATACCGCGTCCCCTATGGAGTCATTCCTAAATAATTTTTAGTGGATATTTACTCAAAAATCCTAATTATTTAAACCCGAGGTGGATTTAATTTTGAGACGAATTTGCTTCAAGAATTGCGGGCACGGTATAGACCTAAACAAAGATTTGCGGTCTGCTGTTTCCATTGGCCGGTTTTACTGTCAGGGTGACAGAAAATATTCATGCACGACTCTAAAAGATATTCTCCGTTGGGATCCATTTTTAAGGCCGATGGCTCGCAGGCCTTCATCGCATCCGCCAAAAGTGTTTTGGAATTTCCCATGGGATCAACGGAAGGCAACTTAGGTTTTTGCGCAGCCGTATCTTGTGGTGCCGGAGTGGAAGCTTCTTCAGCAGCATCTGCAGATGATTGAGTGGAAGCGATCTCTGTAGAACCACTGGAAACAAAGCCTGAACTTCCTCCAATTAAATTGTCAGTCCCAAGCTTTGCACAATTCTGATATCCCAGAAGTAACACAGGTGTTCCAATCAATAACGCCAACTTGCTGATAGAAAGCTTCATTCCCCCTCCAAGCAATTTGGGTAAATGCAATTTCAAGGCTCAACCGTTTTTAACGGCCATTAAGGTGTAGATTGATTTGCAGCTGTTGATATTTTTAAATTCGCCCAGATCCTAGACATGCCTACTCCCCTGTTTCCAGGCTGTATGGATGGGATAACAGGGCTTCTGAGGCAAGCCAGCGCGTTTTAAAAGGCAAACGAGCACACGCAGGCAAACACGTTTGTTTAAGTTGTGGACGAATCAATTTGAGATGCATTCAACGAAGTCGACTCGAAGTCACGCTCGTTCACATCAGTCAGAGGATAAAGATACATGGATAAATTATAAACTTCTGTCTTAGGGCCATCTTCTAAAAGCAAACACATCTTACGTCTAAACTGCGTCAGCATTTGTTTTGCTTCTTCGATCTTTGCGACATTGATCGGCATTGTGATGGTTCCGAAATGACGTTTCTCCATCGGCACCGTACGCAAAGCCTCTTCAGACTTTCGCAAATTGGCCATGTGACCTTCCACGATGGCGGAACTTGGAATTTCTGATGTCGTCGTCAGCTGCGAAGGAATGCGCAACCAGCGGCCGTTCTTCATTTTGATCACGCCTTGCACTTCCAAAAGATTCAGACATTCTTCGGTTTTTTCCACTGACAGCGCCAGGCGTTTAGCAATCCATTCTGTGGAGCTTTCAAAATCATCAGTCTTCATCAGATTCAAAATCGCATAAGGTTCCCAGCTGGTGATCAAACGCAATTCCTGATTTTCCAAAACTTTTTGGAAGTTCATACGTTTTGCACGAACTGTGACGAAACTTGAAAGAGTGACTTGCTCTTCCTGAGTTAAACTTAAACCGTAGGAAATTCTGTTGGAGTAGTGATCACTGAGTGGACGGCGTTCGTGAAAGATTTCATTCAAACGACCAGGAGAGATTCCCGCTTTTTGCGCCAGCGCACGCATCGAGAAACGCGGATTTTTTTTCTGCATCTCTTCTAGTTTAGCGCTTAAAAAACGGTTCAACGTCATGGGTGTCTCCTGGGGAGACACCATAACTTAGTGTCTTAAACTTTATCAAGCTCAACGCATGGCGACTCCGGCAGATTCGCTCCAGCAGCGGTCTTAGAGAGATGCTCCGGCACTGATAGAGGGAACATTTGGATATTCAGAGAGTAGACTTCACTTTGTGTACCCTGCTGCAATAAACGAAGGATACGCCCACGGAAGCGCTCAATCATGCGCTCAGCCACTGGGATCTGCTGCGGATTCACCGTCAACGTGACACCTGTGTAACTCGAGTTCATCTCAAGCTCCATCGCCTGGCTGGCCTTTTCCAAGTGCTTCTTATAATAGTTACGACTTTCTTGATTTGCACATTCGTAAGAAGTGATCAAACGGCGGTGAACGATTTCGATGCCGCGTTCTTCATTGCGAATCAATTCCATACGCTCCAGATTTTCCAAACCTTTTTCCACTTGCTCAGGGGTCAAAGCCAAACGTTCTGCAATCCAGTTTACGTCGTCATTGCCATTGGCAATTCTTAGTAAATTCAAAATCGCATACTCTTCCCAACCACCCATCAGATTGCCACTCTTCACACCCAACACGCGATCTGAATTGAAGCGACGTGATGTTACAGAGATATAAGATCTCAATTGTTGACGCTCATCTTGATTAAGTCCCAAGCCCGTGGAGATCTTTTCAAAATAAAATTCGCTGAGGGGGCGTTTGCCACGGATCAATTCGCTTAAACGACCTGGCGTGATGCCGATTTTGTAAGCAACCATACGTAGTGAAATACGACGATTAGATTTACGAAGCTCTTCGAATTTGTTCATCATGAATTCTGTAATAGTCTGGTTTTGCATGAACACAGTATTTAACCAAGAAGTCATATTAAGCTATAAATCTCGCGGGGTTACGGTCAGTAACTGTTCCCTCAATTAAGACACGGGAACGGCTATTCCAATTATGGAACACTTTCTAAAACCACCGAAGTTATGAGAATGACATAAAAAACCGAAAAGTTCTCAGACATGAAGACACCAAAAAGAATCGGACAGTTTCAGATAATCAAGCGCATCGCCGCAGGCGGGATGGCAGAAGTTTATTTGGGTAAATCTGATTCAAGATTCGGTATCAGCAAACTTGTCGCGATCAAAACAACTCTGCCGGAAGATCAAAATTCTGAAATTTTTAAAGACATGTTTTTTAAAGAAATTCGTGTCAGCGCAAATCTGAATCATCAAAACATTGTGAAGATTTATGATTTCGGAGAGCACAACAATCGCGCCTTCATGGTGATGGAATACATTCACGGCGTGACCTTGCGTGACCTGATGTCATATCACCGCGACAAAGAAGATCCTCTGCCGACACCGTTCATTCTTTATATCGTACACCAGGTGGCCTTGGCCCTGGCCTATGCTTATCAGTCAGTGGATCCGCAAACAGGATCCTCCTTGAAACTGATTCATCGGGATATCAGTCCTCACAACATTCTGATCTCATTCGAAGGTGAAGTAAAAATCATCGATTTCGGGATTGCCAAAGCGACCATGGATGTCGAGCAGACTCAACATGGGCAGGTTAAAGGCAAAGTCGCCTACATGAGTCCCGAGCAAATCAATCGTGAAACTTTGGACCATCGCACCGACATTTTCTCATTGGGAATCGTGTTCTGGGAGCTGCTCGCGAACACGCGTTTCTTTGCCGGAAACACGGTCGGTGAAGTCAAAGAATCCATTCGCCTTTACGATGTTGCAAATCTCCCAACTGCTGTGATCAAAGACCGCTCGGAGGAGCTTTTGAATGTTTTGCCGCGCATGCTTCATCACATTGCTCAGTTCCGCGCCGAGGATGCGAACGACCTTGCAAGGCATATAGGAACATTGCTGTCGACAAAGCATCCGGATTTTTCGGCACTGTCATTGGCCGACTATCTAAAAGAAGTCTTCGCCATGACCTATAAAGATACCATGGAACAGATCCGTCAGTTCGTTGTCGAAGACGATAAAACCATGACGATCAGTACAACCGCGACTGCTGAAGAAGTGATGTCGATGCTAACCAATAAATCCATCACAGCACCGATTCTGAAAAACATCAAAGTACCGGCGCCACCCGTTTACGTGCCACCCGAAATGATTCCGCCACGTCCTAAGTGGACCAATCCCTCTCCGAATATTTTAAATATTCCAAATAGGCCCCTGGGCCAAAATGGAAAATTCAGCAACCTACTAAAAGGCGCAGTGGCCATAGCGTTGCTATTAACAGTGGGCCTGCTGTTGGGAAAAGAAAATCTAGAAACAAAAAAACCAGCCCCACAGGTCTACTCGTCAGTCCCAACACTGACCCCTATCCAACCCAGAAGAGCGGCCCCACAACCCGCACTCCCAGTACCACCAAGCCCTTTTAAAAAGCCACCAACATACACGCACAAAAAAGTGCTGAAAAAAAACCGCCTCCCCGCTTCTCCAAAGCCCGCGAAGCGCACATCGCCATACCAAAAAAACATAAAAAACTAATCTCTCAGAAGTTAAAGAGCGACGAAAAACAAAACTCGTTCAGCCGGGATTGAATGAGACGTCGTGACTCGACAAGGCCACCAGACTTGGGCACAGCGGCCAGCCGCCTGCCGTGCAGCGACCTCCGTGGGCGCCTGGATGGCGCGCACCCGCCGCAGGCGGGCCACGGCTGAGCCACGACGGCGTGTCGCGGAATCGGCAGGCGCAGGCCGATGGGACCAAGGCTGGTGGCCTTGTCGAGTGACCGAGAATAAAAAAACCCGGCTGTTAACCGGGTTTGTGTTTTAAGGAGCGACAGTGACTTTGTTTCTGCCACCTTGTTTTGATTGGTAAAGCGCTTTGTCCGCTCTTTCATAAAGCTGTGTCCACTCTGTTTCTGCCGCGTATTTTGTAGCGACACCCACGGAGATTGTGACTGGAATCTTTTTACCTTCGAAGACGAACTCGCTGGTTTCAATTGTGTGACGAATACGCTCGCCGACTTCTGCAGCCACTTTT
This genomic window contains:
- a CDS encoding serine/threonine-protein kinase: MKTPKRIGQFQIIKRIAAGGMAEVYLGKSDSRFGISKLVAIKTTLPEDQNSEIFKDMFFKEIRVSANLNHQNIVKIYDFGEHNNRAFMVMEYIHGVTLRDLMSYHRDKEDPLPTPFILYIVHQVALALAYAYQSVDPQTGSSLKLIHRDISPHNILISFEGEVKIIDFGIAKATMDVEQTQHGQVKGKVAYMSPEQINRETLDHRTDIFSLGIVFWELLANTRFFAGNTVGEVKESIRLYDVANLPTAVIKDRSEELLNVLPRMLHHIAQFRAEDANDLARHIGTLLSTKHPDFSALSLADYLKEVFAMTYKDTMEQIRQFVVEDDKTMTISTTATAEEVMSMLTNKSITAPILKNIKVPAPPVYVPPEMIPPRPKWTNPSPNILNIPNRPLGQNGKFSNLLKGAVAIALLLTVGLLLGKENLETKKPAPQVYSSVPTLTPIQPRRAAPQPALPVPPSPFKKPPTYTHKKVLKKNRLPASPKPAKRTSPYQKNIKN
- a CDS encoding DUF4423 domain-containing protein, whose product is MTLNRFLSAKLEEMQKKNPRFSMRALAQKAGISPGRLNEIFHERRPLSDHYSNRISYGLSLTQEEQVTLSSFVTVRAKRMNFQKVLENQELRLITSWEPYAILNLMKTDDFESSTEWIAKRLALSVEKTEECLNLLEVQGVIKMKNGRWLRIPSQLTTTSEIPSSAIVEGHMANLRKSEEALRTVPMEKRHFGTITMPINVAKIEEAKQMLTQFRRKMCLLLEDGPKTEVYNLSMYLYPLTDVNERDFESTSLNASQIDSSTT
- a CDS encoding TIGR02147 family protein — protein: MTSWLNTVFMQNQTITEFMMNKFEELRKSNRRISLRMVAYKIGITPGRLSELIRGKRPLSEFYFEKISTGLGLNQDERQQLRSYISVTSRRFNSDRVLGVKSGNLMGGWEEYAILNLLRIANGNDDVNWIAERLALTPEQVEKGLENLERMELIRNEERGIEIVHRRLITSYECANQESRNYYKKHLEKASQAMELEMNSSYTGVTLTVNPQQIPVAERMIERFRGRILRLLQQGTQSEVYSLNIQMFPLSVPEHLSKTAAGANLPESPCVELDKV